The segment TAATGATggaaagtgagaaaaatatgCTCAGAGGGCTTTTCCACATCACCAAATGTCTTCACTTCATTAATCTCCCTGCCCATCGTCCTACTGAAATCTTCATTATCTCTAAGACATTCTGCAGagattaattttccataattcATGCCATTCatcttattaaaatattttcgtgGAAGATTTATCGCACAAACCATTGCAATTAGCAATGTTTGCGGAGGATTGTAGCtcacaaataaattgcaattaagaTGCATCTCAATCGTATATTTATTATCGCTTAAAAAGTTACATTTATATcgtttttcttaataaaaaataaactaatagCACGTTTTGGGATGTCTTGCGTGGCAAATTGATCGTGCATAGTGAAAGTCATTAAATTGATctcaatattaatattaaatctattaaaagatttattttatttcatgcaTCAGGACACATAATcataatgaatttcatttaattagcaaaaaaTACACAGCAATGCGATCTGCCATTGAAACCTatatataaatcaatttctcatttttatataaattttataattccgTATAAACTTTGAAGGAGTTTAATTGATCGAATTTTCCCACATACAATTGCATATTGAAAGTGATATGATTCTTCGGAGGAATTTTCagttgaaaaacattttgaagctctttcttctctctctgtctTTTTCGTTCTCTATCTTTGGGGggttgaaagtgaaaattgatttcGCTTTAACCGGGATTTGGAAACGATGCCAACTCTTGAGGCTGTTTATTTGGGATTTTCAAGaaggaaaatcataaaaaaatatatatttttctttttttttaaagtctccTTAACTATTTTAAGTCTCTTAAACTAaaattcagcatttttttaacatttaaaaaatcattcacaaatattttatttaaatctcaccatattaaagaacttttaattgagaattttggaCCTAACAGCTAATAAAATAACcagaaaaagaacatttaaattaacttgaattttaatctaaatataatcctcaaaaaaaagataaaaaatatgcaaatttgtTCTTTTGTCTCAACTTTCTAATTCTATTGTCCAAAGGTAAATTTCTGCAATTACTCACCTTTCCTTCATCTTGAAATCTCAGACATAGTCAATGTTAGATAGCTAGTTAGAcaggtaaatttttttcattgcattcCGCGTAATGCAGACCGCTTGAGGCAACGCGCAGTAGCAGAACTTCGCGCATTCCTCTTAATTTATGATCAACCACCGATAAAGCTTTGTGTTGTGTGCATCATCGCTGTACAAAATGATGGGCtttttgtgtgagaaattACATTGAAACCCATGGAGACACGATTTGGCATAAATAAAACCCACCGCAGACACTACATTGCGTCTTTAgcgaaaagtaaataaataaaaaaagaagagaaaaaggtGGGACCTTCGAGGGTCAAGGTAGGAGGAACATCCAGTAGTAATCGATATcgtaaattaactttaattgAGCAAATATTGCAGACTTATGCGAAATTCTGCCTTTTGCTAAAACGCCCATCACGGATTAGTTGGCACAATGTGAAGACGATCGCTCTTTGTTTTTACCTCATTAGCACCAAATGCTGCACATTTTCTGAACTCTCTGGTGCATTCTTTGATTACTTTCTccgtgagattttctttttccttttaaatgtaaaaattaacaTCATTTTGATCTGTTTTTAACAAATCCAGTTCCAGAGGatataaaatacaaacttATCGTGTATTTACCTGTGTAAATGTTATTCtctttattcaaaattaaattataacgAATCATGAATGaacattttgcacattttcgtCGCATGATCGTGTGAAAAAACGAATATTCTCTCTTACTATGTGCACAGaatgcattgaaaatttcacttttgaGCATGTGAAATTGCAATTCACAAATTCACAAACATTTATTAGAGATCTTCAGATGGAGAAGCCTTTTATGGGAGGATGACAAGTTTGaagattatttgttttttttttgttttgtaaaaaaaataacaaatcatttttttttcaattatagaTTTTTGAGAGACAGGTTAACTTATTTATTACCTATTTAGGAAAAAGAGTTTTGCTCAAGAGACtctaaattagtttttttttaatttttgctaagGCTAAGttcaaaattctttggaaaattaattcttaacaaaatttcttgttttgtgttaaaagttcaaaaactctccctttctcaaaattctctcagctttggtaaaaaagaaaattttcatgccaTTTTCATGCACTTGAAGGCAACATAGAAAAATTGCGAGCCTACTAAATATAAAGCATAATGATCAAATTTAGGTTAATCTACCCAGCTAACACATAATAACTTTGACTTTACTTACTATTTATTAACGTTATAATAACGTTAGATTAACGTCAAAAATGGTCAGAATTTAGTTATTAgcttactaaattctaacgtcagaataacgttattatttggtaagtaaagtcagtaaaaattgaggcatttttagtcattttgcagaaatcaaagttttagtcattaaaacattacaattgtagatgatcaaaaagctattaaaagacgtttttgctttatttacttcattttttttcgcataaattaaattaacgtaagaaaaaggtcagaaatttcttccaataacgttattctgacgGTGTACTGACTTTCAACGTGGgtcttttttattccccattatcACGTAAAACGACttatttttgacgaataatcaacGTTATTCTAACGATCATTTTCGGCACATTATACTTTATAATGACCTTTTGTGCCGGCTGGGCTACTTACTAACGTTTCGCTGGAGGAAGAGCCTTCTTCAGGCcctctaatattttttatgtttacttaaaaaattacaaaaaaaaaataatctaatgATTTTAAggagggttaaaaaaaatttgttgcaaatattaaacatttttttggtccttaaagtatttaaaggaaaatcttgctcttaaaattcaatattcacaagtttttttttaagatattctAAGGAATccttaatataaaaaaaaattctaatcatCTAAATGAACGTCGCGAACCgattttaaactttctttaaataatttgagtTCCTCtaaggattaaaaaatatttgacttaCCTTAAgaccttaaatatttttttacctaGAATTTCCATTTACCTTACTTCACCTTCTTTGCAAACTTCCCACAGAGTTggtcaattgaatttctcaataaaaagcAATGATTACCACCTGCTTTTCATTCTGAGAACCTTATTCTATGCGCCATGATGtagattaaattgaattcaattggaaattcctatagaattcaaaatgaatgtcgttacAAGTAAAACCACATTTTAtattacaaagaatttttcatgtaaaaatacaataaatatttttgggtCTTTGGAATGATGATCAAGTCTCGAGACTGCagcattattaattttaaaattgtacataatactAAAAGTTATATATTGTAATAACAACTGCCCGaatatttgtggaaaattgtcgGTATGGAATCCATTTGTCATCAGCGGTGGGATTCCGGCTGAGGAAAAATTCAGCATTTTCCTCatcgtggaaatattttttaaggaatagATAAGGTAAAGGGAGTTCCATTAATATTTGGgcattccttaaaaaaataaatatccttTCAAGTGactaattattttgcaatggTGCTAAACCGAAAACAGTTCCCAAATTGGAAATACGATCATTTTGGTTTTGTCCGCCATTTCCTAAATTTCCCAAAGGAAAGCGCGTAAAAATGGGGAATGTGGACGCACCTAAACCATTGCCTAGATTACCAATTACCATTGTGGGAGTGTCTGAATTTGATGTGGATTGCGTGGTTGTTACTCTTCCATTATCACCATTGCCATTGATGCGATTACCGTTTATACCATTTCCGTTGAAACCATTTCCGTTGAAGCCATTTCCAATGAAACCGTTCCCATTGAAGCCCCACGGGACGGTGTTAAAGCCATTATTGAATCCATTATTGAATCCATTGAAATTGCCATTTCCACCATTGTTGCCGTTGTTATTGCGTAAAAGTCGCATCATGAGTACGGCCATATTGATAAGCATAACGCCCATCCCGAGACCGCCGCTCCAAACTCCCATCATTACTCCTCCAGCTGACGCCACCATCAGGCCACCCAACAGGAACCACACGAGGTAGAACATTTTACCCATCCATCTTACTCTGCCAAACGTCCTCGAATCGCCTGTTAAATTAagacaatttaaattatttctctaatcaattttaaacagGTTGGTCAGGATAATAGGAATACAACAGCAGATgcttataatttatttaaatgaagaaaaattatcttttaaaatgagacatcttcattcttttctttttatttaaaaacttttaaaatttaagatcagaagaatgaaatttttttctgacaaaatATAAGATTAGAAAAGGACAGaggtcaaaaatttaaaacaaaaaggtctaaaattgataaatttcgACTTCATTCAGCCTCTaactaattttcttaagaaatataaGCAAAACTGAAAGCACTTTATATTATCTTGAccatttctttacattttagctgtgtttctttcagacacagcttttgtgtttATTCTTAAATGTAACATAATACTgataaaaactatttaaaaaaaaacacttaataTTAGCATTCACAAAGAGCTTcgcaaaaaaacaattaaaaaaaacgtcttaATGGAGAGGAGAACAGACCCATTAATAAAACCACAGAAATGTTTGATATAAAAACTTtcatcaatttataaaaaaaataataaaaataatatggatacataattttttggtagaataaaataaattaaaaatgtccTATTAAAAGCCGTGTGTATGcttaacaataaattaatacgtagaaataattttacaacGCTTTTTGGCATTAAATACTCACAGGAGAATCGTCAATAATGACAGTATCCCcttcatttaataataaaataataattaataaataaatttaaaaaaatcaaaaattaataaataaataataaatacattatgtaaaattaaaaaaaaacaaatatcttAAATAATCCAAGACCATTTTAACTGCTATTTATGCTATGAATATTGAATTACGTATACTTTATTTATAGGTatagtttattaaaattaaaaaatgaatatttttataaattattttttatatttagtaTAGgtatttatatgtacatacatatattgaaATAATACAGCAAATGCAGATTATATAGGTGGTGGCTTAGTATAGTCTACTACAttaatcatcatcatcatcaatgtTAATAcgattattattattgaaacCATTGTTGCCATTAAAGCCATTTCTAAGAAAGAATGATCCATTGTTGCCGTTTGTATTTCTATTGGCTAAAAGCCTGGCCAACAGCACAGCCATATTGATTAGCAAAACTCCTATGCCAAGATTCATACTCTGAACTCCAATCCACATCCCTCCGCCAGCCATCACTACCAGTCCACCCAATATCCACATTACACCGTACATCATATTTTCCATCCATAGAATTCGTGCGAAAGTTCTCTCTGAGCCTGTTGAGGTAAGACACAATtgcgaaaattaatttctttggctcacttctttttttttacaaaattaaaactgagaatgaataaaaaattagagaaaaatgatGATTGAGAGGTAATAGGTGCAAATTGGATCCTTGTATAGATTTAGGTAGTTATATACCTCAGAGGAAGGGACGTCACAGGATGGAGGAAATTCTGTGTgggaaatagagaaaaatgtaggtatgtgaatttaaataaaacatcaagaaaaggtaaaaataaatacattcaTAGATGACATAAATTACATCATAAACATCATTGGTAGAGGCTTAAGCAAGCAATTCAGGTAATTCGAAGCGAAGGTACAGTGTAAATTCTTACGTAATTCTATGTGCTGTCACGTGCTATGTTTCATCTGCCAGCATTAATGTTAAGCCCACCAGTGCCTAGAAGACCGCCATTGCCTAAGAGACCACCGCCGCCAAAGCCACCGCCGCCGAAGCCACCGCCGAAGCCACCATTGAGGCCACCATTAAAGCCATTGCCAAGGAATCCGTTGCCATTTAAATTTCCATTGCCATTCCCATTCCCATTTCCATTCCCATTGCCATTGCCATTGCCGTTGCCATTGCCATTAAGCATTCTGTACATGAGGATACCCATATTCATCATCATGACCCCCATCCCTAAACCAAATCCCTGAATCCCCATCCACATTCCTCCGCCAGCCATCATAGCCAAAGCACCCAAAACGAACCAAAGTAAGTAGAacatttttcccataaatcTTATTCTGCTAAACGTCCTCGAATCTcctgttaaaataaaataaattaacgtaattaatttgtgactaatttttggaattttttttaatgtgaataaTATATTGTACAGTAGGAAAAGCTCACTGGAAAGGATAAATTATTAGGATAGAGTTGGGTAGAGTAGGTACATTGGAAAAGGACGTGATGCACAATATatcaaggaaaaatttctgaaattggtcatttagagttttttaatttaaaataatataggtAATTATAGAAAATCgtctatttttttctgtgatgtATGGATACAAAATCAAAAGATGAAACACAAACGCGTATGCTTCACACGtttaaagaaacataaaaacagaATGGTGATGTGTTTGAatatttctgcatttttcCGGATTCTGTTTGTCTCATGTATTTCCGCAATAGACGTTAAGCCTTCGCGTCTATTTGGACATATgttgacccaaacgtgaaacatattatttttcctaatttaaatattttttccaagttGGAATTACATTAAGATTACGTAGAAAATGCCAAGCAAAACGTTTTGATTCCAAAATGTCCTTTGAGAACAttttacagaataaatatcgcgaTGAAATGATCgtatgtttctatgtttcatgcGGACGAAAAAGGGTTAAGACACGAACACTGGAGACTCCTTGCTTTTCCATCTTGTTTAATGATTTTGCGTAATAGAAATGTTGAAATGATATGACAAAACGTCTTCaaactctaaaaaaatattttatataatgaaaatgaaatatttcatgtttaggtcagcgtatgacccagtggacgcgaaagggttaatatatctttcttaatgttttttttgtcgttttagtgaatgaaattgtattcaagaacataaaaattaaacgaagaattatatattttttcttaagtgctctatttaaaatttcgaGATTATTTAATGCATAGTAATTCACTCTACTTaatagaaatagaaaaagaactttaattgTCGAGTTCTTAATTCTTGAAAACTCTATACCGTCTCTCTTAATCTGATGCTTCAATTGAGAATTACTAGATTAACTAAAATCTGTCAATTTCGTCAATTCAGTTGAATGCTTTATGCGAGCTTTCCTCAATACAGCCAAtgagcttttctttattatCCTATAAGagaacattaaaagaaaaaaatgcttacAGAATACAACAGGAAATCATTTAGGAAGTGCAGCACATATAAAACGTGGTCAAGATGAAAATATTGCAGGAAGTTGAGCAGCAtagataattttctctttatagTTTATGTACATAACTGAAATTCACTAGAAAAGTGtaaacaaaagtaaaaaaaagacaaagacgtaaaaaaagtataaattcTCGTAAGACATAGTTTGAGAAAAGAATACGATGAAATAGAGGTCTTGTTCTCCATCACGATGAAGCCCTTTACAGATCTGAGGTAGAGCtcaaattttatgttattatGAGCCTCTAAATCCCTTACATTAGATCTGAAGAGGCTTGATAAGCTCTTGTTTCTagtaatttcaaattttctaaagCAATTTAATGGCTTTAAACAGTCAAATTTTTCATACGAGGAAAGGTTCTATTCCCCCAGTTGACGATAtgtctaataattttttccttacatcaccactaatttattttaacgccgaattaaatcattaaattaagttttaataGCATTTAACGCATAAATATGTAAATCGAATTAGTTACATATTGTATCACATTATTAAGTCTTTTTGCCTTTGAATCTTTCGGCTGAGTagcaaaagagagaaaaaatcattaaaacgCCAAAATGTAGATATCTTACCTCGGGTTGTTTGAAAAGTTCATGACTTTGCATTAAAACTACAAATGTTagttttgtaataaatattttttcatacaaaatttaatacatatttttaggACCTTTGGTAGCAGTAGCGATAGTTAAATCATCTGATTAGCTgcatatttatgtatgtagtttCAAGCATTCAATTTTACTTATTCTTTGCAATTTGGCTGCCTGTGCTGGACCAATTTTGCTGGTATGGCGCTAATCCAATTATATTTCCTAAATAATCATTTTGCCCGTAGTATGGTCCTGTTGGTAGGCCGCCAATGGGCATTCGGGACCCATAAATGGGCACCATGGAGGTGGCAACCTTTGGAGCACCATTCCTGTCCCACGTCATGTGCGGAACAGCAGCATAGACGGGGGATTGCGATGAGAATATTTGGAAATTTAGCCTTCCTTGGGGTTCTATAAAATAGTGTCCACTATCGTGTCCTTCGTGCTTCTTGGCAATTAGAAGTTTTATAAGGAGTATAATCACATTGAGGAATAGGACTCCAATGCCCAACTTAACGCTCCACATTCCCAACATTATGCCACCAGCTGCCATTGTGACCAGCATACCCAAAAGGAACATCACGAGATTCAGCATTTTGCCAAGCCATCGTATTCGGCCAAATGTTCTCGATTCTCCTAcgttgtaaataaaaataaattccgtttaattaaatgcaatttcttGAAGTATAAAGAAtagtttagaaaataaaagtgtGTGTAAGTGTTGAGTTTAGTAGATTTAATTCAGGGAAAACGGTTAAATAtgatcttttgaaattttttttttttattaatttaaatataattcaatttattttttttttactttcaagaaaatatttgagtttaaAATCTTCGAAAAGGTAAATCTTTTACTCAATCAAATAGGAAATCAtccattttattctctttaaatataaagaaaagcttttaatgttAAAGATCACATTTAATCCATCTTCTCCCatgtaaaaatgtttattttttttaaatcttttccactttttcttcaatttaatttctcttgtttttgttttattaaaaaaaatgtggcgGTAAAAAATTTACTTCCACGCATGATACATCAAAAAGCATGCTaaaaaacagcaaaatatacatagaaaagtgcaCAGAAGCTTTGGAAATAGAAATTAgtgaaaagatttaaaagagaaaaatcatctacataattttatgcacTCACCTCTCTAAGCTTCCACACCATTCcaatttgttaatttgttATTATGTTCCGGAGCTTGTCTACTATCTACATCTACACACACAATCTACGCACattttaaaagcataaaaaatattttgttagaGCATTTTTGCAACGGAAAGGTGTTAAAAACAACCGGGATGAGtttgttaataaatattcaatgaacACAGTTTAAAACCAAAATCTTTGTGAGGAAATAAGGAGGTAGATTTCGATGTGAAATGCGAAGTTTttctacgtttttttttctccctctgagaatttttcacatcgGAATCTACCCcacaaatcacaaaatttaatcGACGTGTTTGACGCGGTATTTGATCAaactttgtaattaattttatgaagatCCTGAAGGATATCTTATCAGGATCCCCCTGCTTTCGATCAGTCATCTCCAAaagattgattgaaaaattaaaacctgCAATCAAATTCAAcgtttcaaagatttttcactTAAATTGAAGCAATTTGTAATAAATGATTAGGTTTTATGATCATTAAGATCGTATCATGGCACTAATGCATTAAAGATTTATATATTACTCTCACTATATGTAggtgaaaattgtttattcttcatgcaatttatgtatttttaaaaatcacagCTTTTGTAATtgagtgaaataaattaaaatatctaattaacaaaaaaaaataacgatataaatcctttcattttaatagaaaTCATTCAACTTATCTCGATTTAAGGATAATaattcggaaaattttatcattaagCAGAGATCATATTTTTCCAggatttcataaaattatgtgcagttttcaaagaaatttcttcttaataaaaattaaaacgaaagtattaaataaaagattaaaagtgTTTCAAACACATGGAACGGATGAAACAGAAAAATCACAGCACAATAAGTTAATTGAGCTTACCAAGTTGTCTGAATAGTtaatcaatggaaaataaatttatatattttaatgtttgtaTGTTTTTGGAATTTCATGTGCCagtaatttatgatttttcctcTACAAACTGAAAACAAGGCAAAACGCGATTTTGTTGAtgcataaaatcaatttctcagCATTCCATTTGATTTTAgggaaattattattagtATTGATGATAAatctaaaattataaaaatatgctAAAGCCAGAGCTAAAGCTCATCTTTTGTTAGTTAAGattattatgtaaattaattaataagttCTACTcatataattattataaaaatactaaaagaaatataattattaGATAAGCAAAGCAGTTAAACTAACCATTACTTTTGCTTCTACTACACCAATCAAGCTTTTAATGTAAGTACTATCTAGCTACTTTCTAACTACATATGGCAATTATATATACACTTGCATAATTAAttgtattatttaaataaaaattaaagtaaaagatttctaagagaaaatgaattacttaatcctaagaaaataaaagaaatctttgaaggcttaaaaatatttcccatgttctaaattcaattaaattcctaaCTGACGTGATAAGTCGAAAATTATTTACGGAACTCTACTCCTACACAacgaacaataaaaatatttatgctaATTTATACTTCACTCATGACaaaattcgaaaaataaatttatttatgagttttgagaatttttcttgaacCTTAAAcgtattaaataatttataaatttcagGTGTAGACaaattaaaagactttttcccatcaaatgtgaattattcatgtgtaaattaaaaattaactaataaattatagtagaaattaatattttctgctTTAAAATCCATGAAAAGAGTCATCAACAcctcttcaattaaattagaagCCCATCTGTAggaataaactaaaatttcaCTGTTTAATGTATGAAAGTGCGACGCAGCATACATCATTTCCATACGTGAAAAATGCagttaagtaaataaaatattaatcacCCAGTAAATAATTTATGGAGTCAAATAAATACTCAAATTACCcataaaagagaattaataaGACTTGTCATAATTTAGCATAAATTGGACAAAGTTTTCCCGAGTCGCTCAAactgatttatcaattattgggCAACATTTCCAgcacataaattttttctcgttAAATTCGGTTAAATCCGAATTTTGACTCAAATTATGACTCAACGATCATCCCAATATtgcctaatttattttaatcctaacgtttgacgtttattctctgtcgtttgaagtttattttgacgtttgacgttttttctcTATcgtttgaagtttattttaacgtttgacgttactATTTCTTCTCtgactttttgaatttatctcTTTAAACGTTAATGTTAAcgtttcacgtttcttttatcGTTTTTACGTTTCTTCTCAATCACTTGAAgtttattctaacatttgaggtttattcaaaagtttatcatttttttagaGAAGTTTTTCCTAATGTTTAAGTctctacgcaattttttttaacttggaattattatttgacttcttaagaaaaatttcccttctTGACTACGCCACTGGTTATCAATCAACATCAAAATTCTGCGGCTTCACCtcaaattcaatatttgaaCAAACGCCCATCAATCTTGTCTACAAAAGCCACTAATATCAACCACCTAAAAGAATGAATCTAAACTTCCAAACCACAGCAGCATAGAAAGCATACATATGCTGCTTAAAAGTTCAATCTgttacgattttttttgtaccacaAATGAAAGGTTATTAAtcgtataaaaaaagaatttgtgcCTATCGTGGTTACTAATAAAAACGATTAATGCGCTATATAATCACGCACGAGATCACTCAATAAAAGCTGAAAACATTCACTGCGCGACTGACCAAATTAACTAGATTTTACTGACCAACATTCAAAGCAGTCTTATCCTCGAACATCCAGTTGAAGAAACGCTCAACTGGCTGAAGATTAATGTGGATGTTGCGCAATGTTGCGGCTGTATCCTCTTTTGTATTGCTCATTTGAACATCCGTGCTGTTTCCATCGACAACCCGCGCTTCAGCCAAAACTCCCGCCATCATTGCTAAGAGCACACCAACAGCGATGACCTTCATTGCGGAGTTACCTGCAATGAGATGgcgaaaaatgtttttttttatgaaaagaaaacaacaacCAATCGCAAGAAGATGTGTCAGACACCCAAAAAGTAGCACGATCGCATCGTTTGTAACGGGTCAAGAATCCCGATGAATTTTCTGGCAAACGTGTCTGTTGTATTTTGGGCGGTAGTTAATCGCTCGAGTGGGTTCTTTGCTCTCGtcttctgaattttattttatttgagattttttttccaacaaaaattgtctctttaagaaaaatgtcttttccCCCATAAGAAGGTCTTGGGTTTAGGTACGTGATTAAAGTTTGaacgtaaagaaaaaatatgtagggcATTTGATAATATTTATGATGACAATTTTCGAGGTCTTTTTCCGTCGCTAAATTGTCTCCGGAAACAGAAAACATGCGCGTCACCCAATGATCTTAAACAAAACTCGTACAATTGCACAtggaatattaaattgaattttaagattCAAGAAGAAAGGTGAGGTGCTCttgaacaaataaaagaagttCAATCACACCCATTTTGCCGGAGACGAATGAAACGAGAGaacaattttaagcaaaatcaTTCTTGGATGGTTATTCTCATTTGTAGTTGATTAACACATGaaagtcttttattt is part of the Lutzomyia longipalpis isolate SR_M1_2022 chromosome 3, ASM2433408v1 genome and harbors:
- the LOC129791967 gene encoding uncharacterized protein LOC129791967, producing the protein MKVIAVGVLLAMMAGVLAEARVVDGNSTDVQMSNTKEDTAATLRNIHINLQPVERFFNWMFEDKTALNVGESRTFGRIRWLGKMLNLVMFLLGMLVTMAAGGIMLGMWSVKLGIGVLFLNVIILLIKLLIAKKHEGHDSGHYFIEPQGRLNFQIFSSQSPVYAAVPHMTWDRNGAPKVATSMVPIYGSRMPIGGLPTGPYYGQNDYLGNIIGLAPYQQNWSSTGSQIAKNK